A single window of Corythoichthys intestinalis isolate RoL2023-P3 chromosome 21, ASM3026506v1, whole genome shotgun sequence DNA harbors:
- the snx11 gene encoding sorting nexin-11 isoform X2: MTMNHDDTNSKAFTAKTSCVRRRYSEFAWLKKRLQKNAGLVPVPDLPGKSFFSFSNEDFLERRRQGLQVFLDKVVNMTVCLSDSQLHLFLQTQLPVGHILDCVQGHTPYTVTDAILTYASSNRGWAQAQEDEVAVKEPSLNVSYESMESPAPHQPRSHDQDGVSLPLFPPGADDVLEPLDLTTQDKATPAIFYLGNERTVTEDATPGSGPMETPVEVHASVVTNIEEEDIGSSSLQEDAQAEVLVACSEAEEENAPVQELVLEAVTSRQEAVSEVDAASLTSSNESIVQVSDEEDLVSHERLSPNGFVKTPLEDDNRWLQVPGGAATDLQANGPTDRELSNSLDVNFAENDFSVLGSSSAPDLAHGNNSDLSD, translated from the exons ACAAACAGTAAGGCGTTCACCGCCAAGACGTCATGTGTGCGGCGGCGCTACAGCGAGTTCGCATGGTTGAAGAAGAGGCTGCAGAAGAATGCTGGCTTGGT GCCAGTTCCAGACCTCCCCGGAAAGTCCTTCTTCTCTTTCAGCAATGAGGATTTCCTGGAACGGAGGCGGCAAGGACTTCAAGTCTTCCTGGACAA GGTGGTAAACATGACAGTGTGTCTGTCGGACAGCCAGCTTCACCTGTTCCTTCAGACGCAGCTTCCTGTCGGCCACATCCTGGACTGCGTGCAAGGCCACACCCCTTACACTGTGACGGACGCAATTCTGACATACGCTTCTTCCAATCGCGGCTGGGCTCAGGCTCAGGAGGACGAAGTCGCCGTCAAGGAGCCGAGTCTCAATGTGTCTTACGAATCCATGGAAAG CCCGGCTCCTCATCAGCCTCGTTCTCACGACCAAGACGGAGTTAGCCTGCCGCTTTTCCCGCCCGGTGCCGACGACGTACTCGAACCTCTGGACCTGACCACTCAGGACAAAGCCACGCCGGCTATCTTCTACCTGGGAAATGAGCGGACGGTGACAGAAGATGCCACGCCTGGAAGCGGTCCCATGGAGACCCCCGTGGAGGTCCACGCTTCTGTGGTTACGAACATTGAGGAGGAGGACATTGGAAGTTCAAGTCTTCAGGAGGACGCACAGGCGGAGGTTCTGGTTGCGTGTTCTGAAGCAGAAGAGGAAAACGCGCCTGTACAGGAACTCGTGCTTGAAGCGGTCACGTCTAGACAGGAAGCTGTAAGCGAGGTGGACGCCGCCTCTCTCACATCGTCAAATGAGAGCATCGTACAAGTCAGCGATGAAGAAGACTTGGTCAGCCATGAGCGTTTGTCACCAAACGGCTTTGTCAAGACACCTCTCGAGGATGACAACCGCTGGTTACAGGTGCCGGGCGGAGCCGCTACGGACCTCCAAGCGAACGGTCCCACTGACCGGGAGCTGAGTAACTCTTTGGATGTCAATTTTGCTGAGAATGACTTTAGCGTGTTGGGCAGCAGCTCTGCTCCTGATTTAGCTCATGGGAACAATTCAGATTTGTCAGACTGA
- the snx11 gene encoding sorting nexin-11 isoform X4 — translation MTMNHDDTNSKAFTAKTSCVRRRYSEFAWLKKRLQKNAGLVVVNMTVCLSDSQLHLFLQTQLPVGHILDCVQGHTPYTVTDAILTYASSNRGWAQAQEDEVAVKEPSLNVSYESMESPAPHQPRSHDQDGVSLPLFPPGADDVLEPLDLTTQDKATPAIFYLGNERTVTEDATPGSGPMETPVEVHASVVTNIEEEDIGSSSLQEDAQAEVLVACSEAEEENAPVQELVLEAVTSRQEAVSEVDAASLTSSNESIVQVSDEEDLVSHERLSPNGFVKTPLEDDNRWLQVPGGAATDLQANGPTDRELSNSLDVNFAENDFSVLGSSSAPDLAHGNNSDLSD, via the exons ACAAACAGTAAGGCGTTCACCGCCAAGACGTCATGTGTGCGGCGGCGCTACAGCGAGTTCGCATGGTTGAAGAAGAGGCTGCAGAAGAATGCTGGCTTGGT GGTGGTAAACATGACAGTGTGTCTGTCGGACAGCCAGCTTCACCTGTTCCTTCAGACGCAGCTTCCTGTCGGCCACATCCTGGACTGCGTGCAAGGCCACACCCCTTACACTGTGACGGACGCAATTCTGACATACGCTTCTTCCAATCGCGGCTGGGCTCAGGCTCAGGAGGACGAAGTCGCCGTCAAGGAGCCGAGTCTCAATGTGTCTTACGAATCCATGGAAAG CCCGGCTCCTCATCAGCCTCGTTCTCACGACCAAGACGGAGTTAGCCTGCCGCTTTTCCCGCCCGGTGCCGACGACGTACTCGAACCTCTGGACCTGACCACTCAGGACAAAGCCACGCCGGCTATCTTCTACCTGGGAAATGAGCGGACGGTGACAGAAGATGCCACGCCTGGAAGCGGTCCCATGGAGACCCCCGTGGAGGTCCACGCTTCTGTGGTTACGAACATTGAGGAGGAGGACATTGGAAGTTCAAGTCTTCAGGAGGACGCACAGGCGGAGGTTCTGGTTGCGTGTTCTGAAGCAGAAGAGGAAAACGCGCCTGTACAGGAACTCGTGCTTGAAGCGGTCACGTCTAGACAGGAAGCTGTAAGCGAGGTGGACGCCGCCTCTCTCACATCGTCAAATGAGAGCATCGTACAAGTCAGCGATGAAGAAGACTTGGTCAGCCATGAGCGTTTGTCACCAAACGGCTTTGTCAAGACACCTCTCGAGGATGACAACCGCTGGTTACAGGTGCCGGGCGGAGCCGCTACGGACCTCCAAGCGAACGGTCCCACTGACCGGGAGCTGAGTAACTCTTTGGATGTCAATTTTGCTGAGAATGACTTTAGCGTGTTGGGCAGCAGCTCTGCTCCTGATTTAGCTCATGGGAACAATTCAGATTTGTCAGACTGA
- the snx11 gene encoding sorting nexin-11 isoform X3, translating into MTMNHDDEFVAVRVQDPRVQNEGLWNSYVDYKIFLHTNSKAFTAKTSCVRRRYSEFAWLKKRLQKNAGLVVVNMTVCLSDSQLHLFLQTQLPVGHILDCVQGHTPYTVTDAILTYASSNRGWAQAQEDEVAVKEPSLNVSYESMESPAPHQPRSHDQDGVSLPLFPPGADDVLEPLDLTTQDKATPAIFYLGNERTVTEDATPGSGPMETPVEVHASVVTNIEEEDIGSSSLQEDAQAEVLVACSEAEEENAPVQELVLEAVTSRQEAVSEVDAASLTSSNESIVQVSDEEDLVSHERLSPNGFVKTPLEDDNRWLQVPGGAATDLQANGPTDRELSNSLDVNFAENDFSVLGSSSAPDLAHGNNSDLSD; encoded by the exons GAGTTTGTTGCTGTGCGAGTTCAAGATCCTCGAGTGCAGAATGAAGGCTTGTGGAATTCATATGTGGATTACAAGATATTCCTACAT ACAAACAGTAAGGCGTTCACCGCCAAGACGTCATGTGTGCGGCGGCGCTACAGCGAGTTCGCATGGTTGAAGAAGAGGCTGCAGAAGAATGCTGGCTTGGT GGTGGTAAACATGACAGTGTGTCTGTCGGACAGCCAGCTTCACCTGTTCCTTCAGACGCAGCTTCCTGTCGGCCACATCCTGGACTGCGTGCAAGGCCACACCCCTTACACTGTGACGGACGCAATTCTGACATACGCTTCTTCCAATCGCGGCTGGGCTCAGGCTCAGGAGGACGAAGTCGCCGTCAAGGAGCCGAGTCTCAATGTGTCTTACGAATCCATGGAAAG CCCGGCTCCTCATCAGCCTCGTTCTCACGACCAAGACGGAGTTAGCCTGCCGCTTTTCCCGCCCGGTGCCGACGACGTACTCGAACCTCTGGACCTGACCACTCAGGACAAAGCCACGCCGGCTATCTTCTACCTGGGAAATGAGCGGACGGTGACAGAAGATGCCACGCCTGGAAGCGGTCCCATGGAGACCCCCGTGGAGGTCCACGCTTCTGTGGTTACGAACATTGAGGAGGAGGACATTGGAAGTTCAAGTCTTCAGGAGGACGCACAGGCGGAGGTTCTGGTTGCGTGTTCTGAAGCAGAAGAGGAAAACGCGCCTGTACAGGAACTCGTGCTTGAAGCGGTCACGTCTAGACAGGAAGCTGTAAGCGAGGTGGACGCCGCCTCTCTCACATCGTCAAATGAGAGCATCGTACAAGTCAGCGATGAAGAAGACTTGGTCAGCCATGAGCGTTTGTCACCAAACGGCTTTGTCAAGACACCTCTCGAGGATGACAACCGCTGGTTACAGGTGCCGGGCGGAGCCGCTACGGACCTCCAAGCGAACGGTCCCACTGACCGGGAGCTGAGTAACTCTTTGGATGTCAATTTTGCTGAGAATGACTTTAGCGTGTTGGGCAGCAGCTCTGCTCCTGATTTAGCTCATGGGAACAATTCAGATTTGTCAGACTGA
- the snx11 gene encoding sorting nexin-11 isoform X1: MTMNHDDEFVAVRVQDPRVQNEGLWNSYVDYKIFLHTNSKAFTAKTSCVRRRYSEFAWLKKRLQKNAGLVPVPDLPGKSFFSFSNEDFLERRRQGLQVFLDKVVNMTVCLSDSQLHLFLQTQLPVGHILDCVQGHTPYTVTDAILTYASSNRGWAQAQEDEVAVKEPSLNVSYESMESPAPHQPRSHDQDGVSLPLFPPGADDVLEPLDLTTQDKATPAIFYLGNERTVTEDATPGSGPMETPVEVHASVVTNIEEEDIGSSSLQEDAQAEVLVACSEAEEENAPVQELVLEAVTSRQEAVSEVDAASLTSSNESIVQVSDEEDLVSHERLSPNGFVKTPLEDDNRWLQVPGGAATDLQANGPTDRELSNSLDVNFAENDFSVLGSSSAPDLAHGNNSDLSD; this comes from the exons GAGTTTGTTGCTGTGCGAGTTCAAGATCCTCGAGTGCAGAATGAAGGCTTGTGGAATTCATATGTGGATTACAAGATATTCCTACAT ACAAACAGTAAGGCGTTCACCGCCAAGACGTCATGTGTGCGGCGGCGCTACAGCGAGTTCGCATGGTTGAAGAAGAGGCTGCAGAAGAATGCTGGCTTGGT GCCAGTTCCAGACCTCCCCGGAAAGTCCTTCTTCTCTTTCAGCAATGAGGATTTCCTGGAACGGAGGCGGCAAGGACTTCAAGTCTTCCTGGACAA GGTGGTAAACATGACAGTGTGTCTGTCGGACAGCCAGCTTCACCTGTTCCTTCAGACGCAGCTTCCTGTCGGCCACATCCTGGACTGCGTGCAAGGCCACACCCCTTACACTGTGACGGACGCAATTCTGACATACGCTTCTTCCAATCGCGGCTGGGCTCAGGCTCAGGAGGACGAAGTCGCCGTCAAGGAGCCGAGTCTCAATGTGTCTTACGAATCCATGGAAAG CCCGGCTCCTCATCAGCCTCGTTCTCACGACCAAGACGGAGTTAGCCTGCCGCTTTTCCCGCCCGGTGCCGACGACGTACTCGAACCTCTGGACCTGACCACTCAGGACAAAGCCACGCCGGCTATCTTCTACCTGGGAAATGAGCGGACGGTGACAGAAGATGCCACGCCTGGAAGCGGTCCCATGGAGACCCCCGTGGAGGTCCACGCTTCTGTGGTTACGAACATTGAGGAGGAGGACATTGGAAGTTCAAGTCTTCAGGAGGACGCACAGGCGGAGGTTCTGGTTGCGTGTTCTGAAGCAGAAGAGGAAAACGCGCCTGTACAGGAACTCGTGCTTGAAGCGGTCACGTCTAGACAGGAAGCTGTAAGCGAGGTGGACGCCGCCTCTCTCACATCGTCAAATGAGAGCATCGTACAAGTCAGCGATGAAGAAGACTTGGTCAGCCATGAGCGTTTGTCACCAAACGGCTTTGTCAAGACACCTCTCGAGGATGACAACCGCTGGTTACAGGTGCCGGGCGGAGCCGCTACGGACCTCCAAGCGAACGGTCCCACTGACCGGGAGCTGAGTAACTCTTTGGATGTCAATTTTGCTGAGAATGACTTTAGCGTGTTGGGCAGCAGCTCTGCTCCTGATTTAGCTCATGGGAACAATTCAGATTTGTCAGACTGA